A genomic segment from Glycine soja cultivar W05 chromosome 18, ASM419377v2, whole genome shotgun sequence encodes:
- the LOC114396404 gene encoding BTB/POZ domain-containing protein At1g55760-like has product MSDSAYRVETTPRLAQWRIENLASCTYRKSDPFKIGNWNWHLSVEKNRVLFVKLFPEISNLTRDNPPIASFIVRVVSSVGDRKAITHPEIKDKVLKNNEDFVWAIEVPLTGKFIIDVEFLDLKTASPNGGEPCSIWAEGFTQQRSNAKAIESLGRMLTEGIHTDITINASDGSIGAHRAVLAARSPVFRSMFSHNLQEKELSTINISDMSLESCQAFLNYLYGIIKHEEFLTHRLALLHAADKYDISDLRDVCHESLLEDIDTKNVLDRLQNASLYQLMKLKMSCIRYLVKFGKIYEIREDFNTFLQNADRDLIAEVFHEVLDAWKGF; this is encoded by the exons ATGAGCGATTCTGCATACAGAGTCGAAACCACGCCGCGCCTTGCTCAATGGAGAATCGAAAACTTGGCTTCTTGCACTTACCGAAAATCCGATCCTTTCAAGATCGGAAACTGGAATTG GCATTTGTCGGTGGAGAAAAACAGGGTTTTGTTTGTTAAATTGTTCCCAGAAATATCCAATCTTACGAGAGACAACCCCCCAATTGCATCTTTCATCGTTCGGGTGGTTAGTTCTGTTGGAGATCGCAAGGCCATCACACATCCAG AAATAAAGGACAAAGTGTTAAAGAACAACGAGGATTTTGTTTGGGCAATTGAAGTTCCACTAACTGGAAAATTCATTATTGACGTAGAGTTTCTTGATTTGAAGACTGCATCCCCAAAC GGAGGAGAACCTTGTTCCATTTGGGCAGAAGGATTTACTCAGCAAAGATCAAATGCAAAAGCCATAGAGTCTCTTGGAAGAATGCTAACAGAAGGCATCCACACGGACATCACCATCAATGCTTCTGATGGAAGTATTGGAGCTCATAGAGCTGTTCTTGCTGCCAGATCACCCGTCTTCCGCAGCATGTTCTCACATAATCTTCAGGAGAAAGAATTGTCAACCATAAACATCTCAGACATGTCACTTGAATCATGCCAGGCTTTTCTCAATTATCTTTATGGGATCATCAAACATGAAGAGTTTCTGACTCATAGGCTGGCCCTTCTGCACGCGGCCGACAAGTATGACATATCTGATTTGAGAGATGTATGCCATGAGAGTCTTCTAGAAGATATTGACACAAAGAATGTACTTGATAGGCTCCAAAATGCATCTCTATATCAGTTGATGAAACTGAAGATGAGTTGCATCCGATATCTTGTGAAGTTTggtaaaatatatgaaattcgTGAAGATTTCAATACCTTCCTGCAAAATGCAGATAGGGATCTGATTGCTGAGGTCTTCCATGAAGTTCTTGATGCTTGGAAAGGATTCTGA